Below is a genomic region from Panthera tigris isolate Pti1 chromosome E1, P.tigris_Pti1_mat1.1, whole genome shotgun sequence.
TCAACCTACTACATGGGGTCACAGCAAAGATTAAGTGACACTGAcaaggcaaaaggaaggaaacctgAATTTCCATACCAGAGGAATTACTCTCTAGGGCATAATCTGGATAAAATCTCCCATGACAGCACACAGGCTAGCCAGAATGTAAACAGAAGTATAACTGTTCTTCCAGTTGTAAGTAGTTTTATGACAGGTAATAAATACTCCTAGTAGGGGAGAGCTCCCTTGTGCATCACAAAGAATGGAtgtgaaattttatgttttaatataaattaaatatttggacTCTGGACTTTGCCACTGgtttagaatgagaaaagaatgttAACTGAATCATACCAGTACTTGTCCACGACCTGCATTTCTAGCATTTGCTCTAGGCACCCATACAGGTGGCATTCCTAGAAGCCAGAGATAAGCTATATCTCTCTCTCCAGGGCTCCATCAAGTTACACTGCAGAAAGTGTCCATTGTCTTATACTGACATCTGCCCTGAACCTTCACCCTATAGTGTTACTGGCTTTAATCAGGTTATGCTGGAAAGACACAGCTTGGGCCATGTGTGAGTTCTTCTCACCTTCTAGTCTCACCTGGCTGGGCAGTCCTTTGGTGCTTTGTGTCCAAAAGGCCTTTTCCTGCCAGCTGCCTTGCCAAAGACATTTGAATGACACCAAGCTGCCAAACTACTCCCACAGCAGCTCTAAGTACACATGAGCAAGCAACAGCTCCCGCCCGCAATCCAGGGCTGCTGCAGCCACCAGTGGCGTGGGGCTCCGACCTACATCTCAAGCCCTGACAGATGTCACGGGTTGGTTACCAAACCGTGACTAAGAAACCTCAGGGCCACAGAGAACTTCCCACATTTACTACCTTTGGGCATCTTCGATTCCCCACAAACAGAACAGGTCAAGTCAGCTTGAAATTAACCCTAAAATTTCAACTGGGATATCTGCATTTAgttcctttaaaaagaacaaaaccctcaggtgcctgggtagctcagtcagttgagcatctgacttcggctcaggtcatgatttcatggttcatgagtttgagccccacattgggccctagtgctgacagctcagagcctggagcctacttcagattctctgtccccctttctcaccgccccacccctgcttgtgctctgtctctttcaaaaatgaataaacattaaaaaaaaaattaaaaaaaaaaagaaaaccttactatttaatatgttgatttatttaacgTAATTTCAAGCAATTATGAACTAAGGATGAACAATGCAATTTATCAGAGAATcacatcttgattttatttagcAACACTGAGGAAGTTTTAATTCAAATGGGTATAAAACTTGACAAAAGATATCATTTGTAATGTCTAACCTGtaccaaaattaaaacatttaaagacaactATCTGAATGTCAAGTTCTCTCTCCATAAAGGGCTTGCCACCTTGAGTGTCCCCCATATTGCCCGAAATCCATGCCACAGTTTTTGACATAAAGACTTATGCGGCCTACCCTACATCAGGTGGCCTATGCCCTGGAAGTCACCACCCTTGCTCACAGGACCCCACACTAGCTGTTCTCCTGGGAGGAGGAGCAGGCAAGTTCTGAGAGCCACGCACATGATTGAGCAAGCAGCACAATAATCCATCTTAAGAATCCTCATCCTGGGATGGTTCCACAATCCGTAAACAGCAGTCAGCAAACTCTACAAACAAGGGTTCCTGCATGCAGGCCCTCATGAGTTTTGCCTTGTTATCCCCCTGATCGAGGCTGACCATCAACTGTCTAAGGTGTGGATTGAGCAGTAGGCTTCTTAATGCTGCAGACTCCccttaaaaatgaacaagaaagcCAATGTGAGTTCAAGTGGGAACAGATGGAGATAGCTAAAAGCTAAATGTTTCTAATGCAACAAATATCAAGAGTGCTGTATCCCCCTTAACCTTTAAAACCAAGAACTGAACCAATGCTTCACATAAATAAGGTGAGATCAGCATATCAAAGGATTTCCAAGTTAAATGCTATCACAGATTCTTGTTCTTGGTATCTCTgtaaataatttaactttatgCCATttcaattaggaaaaaatattttaccaggacaaatataaaaaataatagcactAAGCTGTTGGCATGTTTTTGTTCTTCATAGGCCTGAAGGTTCTCACTGGGTGAGGACAGTTACACTACATACTCTGAATGCTGTTTAAGCAAACACTTGATCCTTGCAAAGCAGGATCTGTAGCAATGAACGGACACACACATCTGCATGGTACTTTGCAGTTTGAAAAACTTTTCACACCTACCCTCATATCTCAGCTTCACCCTCAGTATAACTAATCACTACCATGGGAATGGGTACCAAGCAGTCAGCCTACGTTGAGatggaaacaatgaaaatttcCATCTTTAGAAACTACACTGGCTTACTAATCACCCACAGAACAGAACTGCTATAAGGACTGACTGCACAGTCCTACACAAACGCTGGGCATTGTTAACACCTGCATCCCTCTGAAAAATCAGATCCTGGGATTGCCCAGTCTGCATTAATGGCTAGACCATACACTGTGCCCTGGGTACATGGGAATAAATGTAGGCCCCTGCCCTACAAATTGGTGTGGGAGAGAGAAATTACTATAAAATATGAGTGGTGTATTACAAGGCCTGATGGGAAGGCAAAAAAGGGCTTACTTCTGAGAACAACAAAAAGTCAAGAGAAGTTTAGCTGAGGAAAGGTAACCTGAACCAAGCCTTGAGGGAAAATTTTGTCAACCCACAAAAACAGGATTCCAGAGCAAGAGAGTTGTAGGCAGGCTGGGAGGTGTTGAATGAAGCCCTCAGTGTTCACAGAATCATGCAACATAAGGGCTCTGCACGCCATACTCAAGTGCAGCTGACCCTGAACAACAGGCTTGAACTGCACAGGCCCACATATAcaaggattttttcccccataaatacAGTGCtgtgtttctcttccttatgattttcttaacatttccttttctctcatttattgTAAGAagacagcatataatacatataacatacaaaatatgttaatcGACTATGTtatattggtaaggcttctggtcaacactAGAATATTAGTTAAGttctgggggagtcaaaagttatacacaaatTTTCATTGCATGGTAGTTGGGGAGTGAAGCCGAACCCCAGCAcagttcaagggtcaactgtatttattAATAACCAAAAAATCACGTTATTCTTTGGATTAAATGTTATCAGTAATTGACAAAGAAGTAAACACAGCAAAGACTTACCTAAATTCTTTAAATTCTGCAAAGAAACTCTGTCCTCTTCCTCATCACTATTGAGAAAATCAGCTACAgagtcatcatcatcatctgagGAATACAGAACACAATCAACTAATTAGGACTAGAAACAAAACCTAGATGCCAGATTTTAACAACTACTGCAATAGATTAAAAATGTGCACACAAGTGACAATAGCAGGACAAAGTAGGtatagacaaaacaaaaatgacttttctGGAACTTATAACTGTACCAACATTCCTCTTTTTGGaaagggaatgaaaacaaaagcaaagaattagTGACTTTAACAAGCACACCCTAGTATTCACATACTTGTTTATTCTATGTGTCTCTGTGGTCTTCTGGACAGGAGCCTGATTTTCCAATTCCTATCACCCCAGGTCCCCTCACTATAGCTCCAGCCCTGTCAGGACCCAAAAAACTAGGTGTTCTATAAAAACCTGctaacacaggggcacctgggtggctcagtcggttaagcggccgacttcagctcaggtcatgatctctcagtctgtgagtttgagccccgcgtcgggctctgtgctgacagctcagagcctggagcctgtttcagattctgtgtctccctctctctgcccctcccctgttcatgctctgtctctccctgtctcaaaaataaataaaaaatgttaaaaaaaattttttaaaaacctgctaaCATGAATGCCCTGTGCTTTTAGCATGGCCAGAAATTTCTGGCACTGCCTGAACCCAACAAGGAAGTTTCTCAAAAGGCAGAAATAGGCTATCCCCATGCTGTGAATGTTCAGGCAGCAGGAGGGGCTGCTTTCAGAGACTGGCATGGTCCATGAAACCCAGGAGATACTGAAGTGTGGATAAATGGATGAGACAGCCCACTCCCACAATAAATCCATAGAGCCCCAGCAGCATGAAGGTGACCTAGGCCAAAGGCAGTCGCCCACCCAAGCCTAGCTCAGGTGAACTGACAGCTCCAGCCAGGCCCATGGAGGGAAACCTGAAGCCATGACTGGAAAAGGATCCTACCAGCAgggtcccccacccctcatccccaAACCACAGCTACAGGCTTTatcccctctgcctctgtcctccttGTTTCTTGCCCTTAACAATACCTTCAGGCTGCTCTATAATACATAACAGGTGCCCCACTCCTGGTGCTCCAGGCTAAGGAAGGTGCTGCTCCTTAATGAAGCCATCGTTCCTGACTCCCTGCCCCAACCCACATCTCTTTCCTTTCAGCTTCTTTTATTTGAAACCTTTTCCTAGGTTGGCTGGTTTGAAATGAACCAACCCACCTTTGTCTTCTGCAGGCTTTATAGTTTTTGCAGTAACAGCTGATCTTTTTCTCTCAATAGGACGAGTTTCAGGGTTGCACTCCTCTGAAAGAGACACAAATCAGGCGCACATCACTTCTACTTTAGCAACAAGGCTGCACCTCTCCACCAAGCCAGCATCTAGGTGGGAAGCTATGTTCAGGGTAAGGGATGTGGGTAGGGATGATGGATGCAAAGGAAATGAGGGATCAAATCACAGGGCAGTATCCAGAAAACAAGCAACCCTGGGCTTGGCAGAGGGTGGAGGAAACAGGTCTTGTGTATCCTGAGGATCTGTCCCCATCCAACTTACTCTGCAGAACCTCACAGGGctttcaccaagatcaagtggcACACTGACTTCAATTACCAAACTATTTTCTCAGCAGTTTCAGACACTAAATTTGCATGTGCCACGTGCCAATTACACAGATAAAGTCATCAGGCCCCCATCAAGGGGCTGAGTCTTAGAGATGGCAGttggagagatggagaaaagtcTGATTTACATCACCTGAGAGGGCCGGGAGACAAAGAGGAGGCACTTTCAGGTGGAAAGagcattcctggcagagggaaaggTCTACGGCTGGACCAGACCCCTGAAAGAACAGGGTCAGGAGCAACCACATGGTGATGAGCAACTACAAGTTGATTGACAGGGCAGGCCTGGCAGGAGGCTGGGGCCCACACAAGTGGAGGAAGAGCAAAAGAATACCACAAAGGGAGGTTGGCCTTTCTTCCCAAGACCAGTGTCTCTCATCAAGGGCACCGTGGTGTTCAAGAACGAAAGGTCTTTAATGGTGTGAGTCTCACACACCACAGGCTGTTTATCTGAGTCAATACCAATTGCCAGAATTGCCCCCCAACCCTCCTCAGCTACTGTAAAACAGAAACAGTGTAACAGTGCGTCTCCCTAGGGAGAGCAATACCCAAGTTAAGAATCACTGGCTTCCTTTCCTAGAGAGGCTGGAGTGTTCAACAAGGGAGTTAATTACTCAAATGTGCATTTCAGGAAAGACCTTGGCGGCAGCCCGGCCACACAGTTGAGAGCTCCAGATTGCTCCAGATTGCCTTAGGGATTCTTGGGCCACCCAGGGCTGCACAGCCAGAGCAAAGCCTACCCAACCCGGCTCCACAACCCTATTTCCAGCAAAGCGGTTCTCCTTCTTTCCTATCTTGAACCAAAAAGTTTCCTTTGAAAATGCTCCACGGTCattagggttaaaaaaaaaaacagcaggggGAGGGAAGCAGCTTGAAATGGACCTCTGAGTCAGAGTCTGGAAGGGGGGACACGAGAAGCAAAAAACCAATGAGGAACTTTAACAAAAGAGTCAACCCAGCATGCGGTCGCGGCAAAGGGTCCCTGAGGACTGAGAAGAGACCCCGAATTGGAGTTAAAATGTAGACTAATCGCTCCTTACTGTAAACAGATCTACCTCGTTGTTTctaacaaaacatttttgaaggaaagaaaacgtTCTCGTTAACCTCAGCAAGAGCAGCTTCTGCGTCAGAATTCTAAGATGAAGAAACTACTAGGGTCGACTCTGTCAGACCAAAGTAGCccagtatttaaaataagaaagaaaagaaaagaaaagaaaagaaaagaaaagaaaagagaaagtctaTAAAAGAAAAGGCAGGGCAGAAGTTTTCACTGTTCGAAACCCGAGGAAGCATTCACAAGCAGAGGTTCCCCGTGGGACGAGGCAGGAATTGACGGGGGTTGCCCGCACTAGGGGAGTGCCGGGGGCTCAAGCGGGGCGCCGGGGTCTTACCTTTGTGCTTCCGGAAACATCCCACGGAGCAGCTGCAACAACAGAGAACACGACCGCGTCAGCCCGGAAAGCCTCGCGGACCCTCCCGCAGCCCCCGCCGGGTCCCCGAGCCGCCCCGCAGGCTCCACCCGGCCTCCTCCCCCACGACCCCCACTCTTACTAGGGCACACGGCAGGCGGGGCAGCGGTATTTGGGTTTCTCCAAGCAAATCACGCAGACGACAGCGCTACTATTCAGCGACGCCATGGTCGCTCCCCAGCCTCACTCTCACCCGCAAGCGCCAGTCTCTGACGGAAGGTACCACGTGCACgcccttttttttctgtttccttaaccCGGACCAATCGGCGAGCAGCACTTGCTGGCAGTCAAAAGCAATGGATCGATCCTGCTCATTGCTCCAGTCCTGATAAGTAGACAGTCGATATACTCGATGCGCATCCAGTAGCAGCTTTGGCTTCCAGGATTAAGTCACAGTTGTCGTTGGAGAACTTGCTATGTATCCCTGTCCTGTCCCTAAGGGCAAGTCACTGTTACTCTCCAATTCTGTTGCCCCACATGTAAAAAGAATACGTGGGACTAAATGTCATTTACCTTCTGGCTTGGACTTTCTGAATCTTGCAAGGGCACTGGGttctcacccccaccccggccccccacATCTCGTTTGCTTATGTCTAGCAAATGAGAAGTCCAGACCCTGGCCAATTAGATCCATCGGCTAGATCGAGTGACGTACATGTGCTTTTCCCAGCATAGGCCCTTTTTCTCTCAGGGAAGAAAGATGAGACTTGACAACtgccaaatgtttattgagctccTAGTGACAGCAGTGCACTGCCCAGAGGCTGGGTTGGGGACACCCAGGCAGTAGCAGCCACAGCCTCTTCCCTCTGGGAGTTCAAAGCTTAGACctaaggcaggagagagaggtgaaAGAGAAGAGACTCTGTCTTAGGGTCCTGCCGGTGTTAGCCTGCACTTGCACAGCCCTGAGAGAGTGCCTCTTCAAATTTCACAACATACACTCTTCACTTGACTCACCCAAGTCACAGCCCTGCGTGGGATATCTTGGTCAGGGAACAGATGAGTGAGCTCTGGCCCAAAGATGGGGACCTGGCCTAGTAAGTCTGGATAGGTGAATTGTGATAGGCCTTGAGTGGCACCTCAGGCTTTAGGAATAGACGGTCGTGTTTTATTGACAGCTTATGTCTCCTTGAAGCCCTCAGTACTGCCCAGCCTAACCAGGGCTCCCACCCCACATTGTGCAGTGCCCACCTAGGGCCATAAGTCATTCTTACTCCTAAGTGCCTCCTCCCTGTGTTGGCCCATAAGTCCACAGAATCCCACTACTATAGGGCCCCACATGACTGTCATTGTCTTTGTGGATAAATCTGTTATGACCAAAGCAGCTGTTTGAGTCTTGGTTCAAACCCCTCCCTGAATATGTGACTTTTACCCTCTCTGAGGATTCTCACCTATTAGTGTGGATTTTCAGGCCTACTTTCCTGAGCTgttgagaagcagagagaagaccatgtataaaaatgtttgtaatttgAAGCACTACAAAAGGCTATTTATGTGATACCCAGAGTCTGTAATTTCTGGATCTTGGGTCTGAACCCTATAAATGCAGGTGTCAGGCCCCAAGTCCCTCAAGGTTAGGGTCCTGAACAAAGCTCAGGCCCCTCCAAAAGGGTTCTGCCATCAGCCTCAAAGGGCCACACTTGGGTGGGCAGAACAACTATCCATCCCTCTCTTGGCTTTGCTAAACTCTCCCTGGGACGCTGTCCAGTCCATAGTGCTGAAGTGGCATGGCTCTCTACCTGCCTTGGCATGCAGCTGCCCCTGTGTAGACCAGGACCAGCCTGAAATCCAAGACATGTCTACACTGACCCAATAATCAGAAGCATTCCCTGTATTCTTCCACAGTTGTAACCATCCCAGAACCATTCCAGAAGGTTCACAAGTACCTGAGAAGGCCAGAGATTAGTGATTAGCACACTTGGATCCTGTGCCCTGTCTGGCACCCGGTAGGAACTTGCTGTGTGTGGACATCACCACTGCCCACTCCATATTCTTCCTGTGAGTTGTGTTTGGAGGCTGAGGCCATAAAGAGTCTCCACAGTTTTCAGCATTCAAACCCTCCTCACCCAAATCCAAGCCACGCTGATTCCTCTACCTTCGGGTCCAAAGGTGATGACATCAGCAAAAAGAGAGTTTCTGGAATTCCTCCCATGCACATTCTGCCCAGTAAAGACACTCTTCTACTCTGGGAGATCCCCAGCTCTCCCAGACAGCCGCACCCCTCCTGCTCCAATGTCCAGGAAAGGAAGTGACTCAGGTGATGAGGTTGGGGAACACCAGGAGGTCAAGCAAGCCCAGTATGCAAGCCTCTTGGCAATGGCTAGTTCAGAGAAAAACGACACGTATGACTCCAAGCCCAGCAACTACATGTCCACACTGATAAAGCTAAGCTTAGCAGCACCCTGGTTTTCCCTGGACCCCCACCACGCCCATCCTAGCGGCTGTCTAAGGCTGTGTCGCGCCTCCCCGTGCCCGACCTGGAGAGAGGTGAGGTAATAATCAAGGCAGAATGGTTTTCAGAGCTCCACCGCCTGGCAGGCTCTGTCCAGCGCATTCCGGGAACCAAACCCAAAGTCTGGCGCTGTGCGTGGAGGTCCAGGCCCGGCACCCAGCACCGCCAGAGGGCGCTCCAGGCCCACACTAGCCCTGGAGTAGCTGCGCTCCAGCGGAATTGGAGTAAACTCCACCCCATTCCTGGCTGGAGACTAGGCTGTCTCGCAGCACCGGGAAGGGTAAACTCAGGCACTGGCGCGCACCTGGAACACCGCCAAGTGGCAGGAAAGAGCGTGGAGAGCGAGATGCTGAAGCCGGCGACCGGATGGGCAGGAGTGTCTCCTCCACAAAAACAAGGTGCATATCAGCAGAGGTCCCCAAAGGCAACTAGCCTTTGTCCAGGGACAACTTCCAGATGCCTATTGCCCCACGCTTCCTGGCATTCCTATTGGGTGGAGCTGCAAACTGGCCACGCACGTTAGCTGATGAAAGTTTAACCGTACTTCGGGAGCATGGGGTTACTAACTAGGGCGTGAGCCACTGCCCTGCACCTTCCCCAGTGCCATgatggggcaggcagagagatcTAATCGCCCAACATGAGCTACGTGTTGCAGTTGTCAGAGGCGGAGGATCCATAAAGTTGGGCTCCCTGATGCCTTGCCAGATCTTAGTTCTTGCTGCAACTCTAACACCTCTTTCCCTCCCAGGGCATGGGGATCCCAGGGCCAGCACCAGGAGAAGTGTCTGAGATTGACATCTTTAGGGGACCTACTGCCTTGTTCTCATCTGCTCACCTCTGTTTCTCCTCTGGTATTGAAGTAGTTCAGATGTTAAAGTGAGTAGGGTTGTTGGTGGGAGTCAAATAAAGGAGGCCTGAGGTTCAGGTGGAGTGATCAGTTTCCAGCTGTCTGCATGTTATTTTATAGCAGTGAAATGCTATTCATTCCCCAATTCTAGACAGTAACAGTCTGACCTATAGTTAGACTTCaaggaaaacttcaaaagaacaaaagggaTAAAGAATAATTGCATTATTCCCAGTCCCAGAACCATTGGGAGAGCACAGACAAAAGAAGTTACCATTGTTTTATGAACACACTCATCCTACCACCCAAACCCcacacttttctatttttcacaccctctcccacttgcagaCCCACAAAGATCCCAACCTTAAATTCCCTAACACAAACAGAGATCAAAGGAATCAGGACTTCCCAGCCAGATTCTCCAAGAAGACTCTCAGGACAGGGAATGGATCTGGGGCTTTGCACAAACTTCTTAACCATGTGACAGAGATGCTTAGGAGCTCTCCTCAGTGAGAAGTAGGTAAGAGGAAGTGAGGCCCaaatttcccttcccctctcttaaaactaaagacaaaataaagacaagacaaaagacaaaaaaaaaaaaaaaaagacaaaaaccattaGAAATTTTCATTAGCAGATCTGCACAAGAAAGTTATTTGggccaaaggaaaataatataaatagaaattaaaatcataatatgATACCACCATACTCTGtacagaatgactaaaatttagaAGACTGGcaataccaagtgctggcaaggaggctgctatggtctgaatttgcattcccccaaattcatatgttgaattcccaacccccaatgtgatggtattgggTGGTAGAGCTTTGGGAGGTGATAAGGTCATAGGATGCTGTGCTCATGAACAAGAGTGTGCCTTTGTAtaagggaccccagagagctctcttgccCTCCTTCCACCTTGTGAGAAAATGGTGGTCTGTGAAACAGGAAGCAAATCTGCTTGTGCCTTGCTCTTGGACTTCCcattctccagaactgtgagaaataaatgtttgttgtttaagccacccagtctatggtatttttgttatagcagcccaaatgtaCTAAGTCGGAATTGGTACCAAGAAATGGGgcgctgctgtaacaaatacctaaaaatgtgcAAGCAGCTTTGGAAGTGGGCAATGGGTTGAGGCCAGAAGAGTTTTGAAATGTATGCTAGAAAATGAGATGCCTACATTGCCATGAATGAACCTTTAAAAGGTAATTCTGGTGAGGgctcagaaagaaaacaggagagcTGTGGGAGAAAGCCTCCATCTCCTTAGAGAACCCCTAAGAGGCCATGAACTGAACATTGGTAGACATGTGGACAGTGAAGGCAGTTCTGGTGATGGCACACAGAAATGAGGAGCATGTTATTGGGCACTGAAAGAAAGGTGATCCCTGCTGTAAAGTGACAAAGAACTTGGttgatttgtgtttgtgtgcTGATATTTCATGAAAGGTGTCCACCTTGCAGGTGATGGAACTGGATGTTTAGctgaagagatttcttttttctttttcttttttaaatgtttattcattgtttgaaagagagagagagcatgagcaggggaggggcagaaagagagggagacacagaatcagaagcaggctccaggctctgagctgtcagcacaacttgaacccacaaactgtattattgccaaagtcagaggctcaactgactgagccacccaggagtccttaGCTGAAGAGATTTCTAAGCAATGTGTGGAAGGTGTGACTCGGATCCACCTAACAGTTTATGgtgaaatgtgaaaagaaatgaCTTAAAGGTATAATTGTTGAGCAGACAAGAGCAGAACTTAAAGATTCTCAGCCTACACATATTGCAAAAAATGAGACACTAGTGATGAGACTAAGTCACCATTTGACCAGGAGGTTAGTGTGGATCAGTCATCTCAATAGAAGCCAGGCGCTATTCTTGAAAAAACACTGGGATGATGGAAGAATGTCCCTGAACACTATTCAGAAATCAGCAGGCTGCTGTGCCCACGACAGGCCCAGAGTACACAGCCCCTAGACAGAAGAGTTTTCAAAGGGTGGGACTGTCTCACTGGTTCAGAGTGGCCAGGATGCTCCCAATCTCCTCAGAGAAACCCCTAACCCCCTCAGAGAGTTTCAGGCAGAGTATCAGCCAAAAGGGATTATTCTCAGTCTTTATAGTTTAATGTTGTTTGCCCTATTCTATTTTGGACTTCCTTAGGACCTGTTActccttctttcctatttctcccttttggaaGTACATTAGTCTGCCTTCTTTGGTCTCTGCCAGTCTGTTTGATCTTATGGTTTCCCTTATAGTGGccctgattttaatattttatattcttccatATCCATCTCCCTGCTACATATATCCATTACCCTATACATGTGCTTCTCACTCAGATGCTGGCTTGGTAGAGAAGTGCAACCCTGTCACTAAAATGGAGAGGACATGTCACCTGAGATCTGTGTCTCTTTCAGTGCAGTGCAACCCTTACACTCCTTCTCctgttgagaaataaaatttagctGTTACTGCAAAAACTAAGCTAAAGTAGCATCCATATAGAAGGTCCCTTTCTTCCTGTTGTGTCTGCAATTGACAGCAAGTGATAGGGTCTGAGAGCTCTTCTTGCTAGCCTCCCCACTCGATTATAaacaaggttttcttttattaattcccACATTTCCCCCTTTCGATCAAGATATTTCTTTGAAAGCATCACTGATCAAGAGTTAagtttctcagggcacctggctggctcacttggtggagcatgtgactcttgatcttggggatgtgggttcaagccccacgctggggctTAAGTAGAGATTAACTTAAGTAgatatcacttaaaaataaaatatttaggtcgtatcaaaataacaccagcattcttcacagagctataacaaacaatcctaaaatttgtatggaaccagaaaagaccccaaataaccaatgcaatcataaaaaagaaaacaaaagctggaggcattaaaattccagactttaagatatatta
It encodes:
- the ZNHIT3 gene encoding zinc finger HIT domain-containing protein 3 codes for the protein MASLNSSAVVCVICLEKPKYRCPACRVPYCSVGCFRKHKEECNPETRPIERKRSAVTAKTIKPAEDKDDDDDSVADFLNSDEEEDRVSLQNLKNLGESAALRSLLLNPHLRQLMVSLDQGDNKAKLMRACMQEPLFVEFADCCLRIVEPSQDEDS